The proteins below are encoded in one region of Firmicutes bacterium HGW-Firmicutes-1:
- a CDS encoding pyridine nucleotide-disulfide oxidoreductase, which translates to MSKKVIIVGGVAGGASAAARLRRLDESIEIIMFERGPYISYANCGLPYYIGGTIKDRNALFVQTPEAMKARFNMDVRIQSEVMSINRETKTVLVNDLVSGQTYEESYDTLVLSPGSSPLRPKIPGIDSPNIFTLWTVPDTDSIKNYIDTHKVKTATVIGGGFIGIEMVENLHDLGIEVTLVEMVDQVLTPVDFEMAQIIHNHLSNQGIRLHLKNGVKTFSYNDGVTIVELQDGTNVLSDLVILSIGVTPNGSLAKDSGLDVNARGGIIVDPYLKTSDASIYAIGDAIEVIDYVNQIPTMIPLAGPANKQGRIVANNIVGRMESYEGTQGTSVAKVFDLTVATTGTNEKILNRLGKEYGKDYWITIVQPRSHAGYYPGAMPMTLKVIFDNDGKILGAQNVGFDGVEKRIDVIATAMRFGGTIYDLKKLELAYAPPYSSAKDPTNLAGFSAENILLGDQAPILWRELINLDSSESIILDIRENIEYELGAIENAIHIPINDLRERLNELPKDKLIVVYCAVGLRGYIAARILSENGFTVKNLLGGFSLYRMFYGDYTNPRCDFENIPVLGDDGAPEVEEIVQITGQTVTLNACGLQCPGPIMQVNSKIHELNNGDILEVFATDPGFGVDVQAWCKKTGNTFLKSEKRSKDFAIYIKKEASTSSPNKTEATDDSTMVVFSGDLDKALAAMIIANGAVAMGKKVTLFFTFWGLNILRKPEKVSVSKSLIEKMFGIMMPRGSKKLKLSKMNMSGMGTAMIKKVMNDKNVNSLEELIQSAMDSGIKFVACTMSMDLMGIKEEELIEGVEFGGVASYLGATEAANHNLFI; encoded by the coding sequence ATGTCCAAAAAAGTAATTATTGTCGGAGGTGTCGCCGGTGGTGCTAGTGCCGCTGCACGACTAAGAAGATTAGATGAGTCTATAGAAATAATCATGTTTGAAAGAGGGCCCTACATCTCGTATGCAAATTGTGGCTTACCCTACTATATAGGCGGAACTATCAAAGATAGAAATGCTCTATTTGTTCAAACGCCTGAAGCTATGAAAGCACGATTTAATATGGATGTTCGCATCCAAAGCGAAGTAATGTCTATTAATAGAGAAACGAAGACGGTGTTAGTAAATGATCTTGTCTCAGGGCAAACCTATGAAGAAAGTTATGATACGTTAGTATTATCTCCTGGTTCCTCCCCTCTTCGACCTAAAATACCTGGTATTGATAGCCCAAATATCTTTACGCTATGGACTGTACCCGATACAGATTCGATAAAAAACTATATCGATACTCATAAGGTAAAAACAGCTACAGTAATTGGTGGTGGCTTTATAGGAATTGAAATGGTAGAAAATTTACATGACCTTGGAATCGAAGTAACTTTAGTTGAAATGGTGGACCAGGTACTTACTCCTGTTGATTTCGAAATGGCTCAAATAATTCACAATCATTTATCAAACCAAGGTATCCGTCTACATTTAAAAAATGGTGTAAAAACCTTCTCTTATAATGATGGCGTTACAATTGTTGAGCTTCAAGATGGTACAAATGTACTTTCAGATCTAGTTATTCTATCTATTGGAGTTACTCCAAATGGTAGTCTTGCTAAGGATTCTGGCTTAGATGTAAATGCTCGTGGTGGAATTATTGTAGATCCATATCTCAAAACAAGTGATGCATCTATTTATGCTATTGGAGATGCTATTGAAGTAATTGATTATGTGAATCAAATTCCAACTATGATTCCACTTGCTGGACCCGCAAACAAACAAGGTCGTATAGTTGCAAACAATATAGTTGGTAGAATGGAATCCTACGAAGGTACCCAAGGTACTTCAGTTGCCAAAGTTTTTGATCTAACCGTTGCAACCACTGGTACAAACGAAAAAATCCTCAACCGTTTAGGCAAGGAATATGGTAAGGATTACTGGATCACCATTGTGCAACCAAGATCTCATGCAGGTTATTATCCAGGAGCAATGCCTATGACCTTAAAAGTCATTTTTGATAATGACGGTAAAATATTAGGGGCGCAAAATGTTGGATTTGATGGCGTAGAAAAGAGAATTGATGTTATTGCAACTGCAATGAGATTTGGTGGAACTATTTATGATTTGAAAAAATTAGAACTTGCTTATGCACCTCCCTATTCCTCTGCAAAGGACCCAACAAATTTAGCCGGCTTCTCCGCAGAAAATATATTGCTGGGTGATCAAGCTCCAATTTTATGGCGTGAGTTAATTAACTTAGATTCTAGCGAATCAATCATCTTAGATATACGAGAAAACATAGAATATGAACTTGGTGCAATAGAAAATGCTATCCACATACCAATCAATGATTTACGAGAACGATTGAATGAATTACCTAAGGATAAATTAATTGTTGTTTATTGCGCGGTTGGATTACGTGGTTACATTGCTGCAAGAATATTATCAGAAAATGGATTTACTGTTAAAAACCTACTTGGTGGGTTCAGCTTATATAGGATGTTTTATGGTGATTATACGAATCCTCGATGTGATTTTGAAAACATTCCTGTTTTAGGAGATGATGGTGCCCCAGAGGTTGAGGAGATTGTACAAATAACAGGTCAAACGGTTACTCTAAATGCATGTGGTTTGCAGTGTCCTGGTCCAATTATGCAAGTGAATTCCAAAATTCACGAGCTTAATAATGGAGATATCCTAGAGGTATTTGCTACAGATCCTGGCTTTGGCGTAGATGTTCAAGCTTGGTGCAAAAAAACAGGTAACACATTCCTTAAATCTGAAAAAAGAAGCAAGGATTTTGCAATATATATTAAAAAGGAAGCCTCCACTTCTTCACCTAATAAGACAGAAGCTACCGATGATAGTACAATGGTTGTTTTTAGTGGCGACTTAGACAAGGCGTTAGCGGCAATGATTATCGCGAACGGTGCAGTTGCAATGGGTAAAAAGGTTACCTTGTTCTTTACCTTCTGGGGTTTAAATATACTCAGGAAACCTGAAAAGGTATCTGTTTCCAAGTCCCTTATAGAAAAAATGTTTGGAATCATGATGCCAAGAGGTAGCAAAAAATTAAAGCTCTCTAAAATGAATATGAGTGGTATGGGAACTGCTATGATTAAAAAGGTAATGAATGATAAAAATGTTAATTCTCTTGAAGAATTAATTCAATCTGCAATGGATAGTGGCATTAAGTTTGTTGCATGTACAATGTCTATGGATTTGATGGGCATTAAGGAAGAAGAACTCATTGAAGGCGTTGAATTTGGTGGTGTCGCATCCTATTTAGGTGCTACGGAAGCCGCTAATCATAATCTGTTTATTTAA
- a CDS encoding class 3 fructose-bisphosphatase (class 3; catalyzes the formation of fructose 6-phosphate from fructose-1,6-bisphosphate) has product MNDELLALDEIERNKKYLYLLKKQFPNIQAASTEIINLQAILSLPKGTEHFLSDLHGEYEAFIHVLKNGSGVVRKKIEDVFRTTITSNQKSALAQLIYYPKEVLLRIEDEDIDEWYATTLHRLIKVCREVSSKYTRSKVRKALPKDFIYIIEELLHEQENVIDKQYYYDEIIRSIIRTEQSKPFIVAICELIQHLAIDHLHIIGDVYDRGPGSDIIMDTLLDYHSLDIQWGNHDIAWLGAASGSLLCIANTIRVSVKAGNINNIEESYGISLLPLAKFAMDTYPEVHDIFKPSAQNGLDKREDLMSAQIHNAISIIQFKLEGQLIQRKPSYNFECRLFLDKIDYENSTVNYEGKVYPLRDNHFPTIDPNDPYTLTAEEMDIMLKLKQSFLRNEKLQKHMDLMLSKGSMYLAFNGNLLYHGCIPMNHNKEFESFELNGKFYSGRALIDQFEIMVREAYANRMKKFEEKDVDFFWYLTTGENSSLFGKKKITTFERYYIEDPATHAEAKNPYYTWVEEKSVCELILAEFGLYNTNARIINGHVPVKVKKGESPIKADGKLLVIDGGLSKAYQNETGIAGYTLIYNSHGMILAAHEPFETTEKAIQNNRDIFSKLTILENRSIRILVADTDIGILIKKDIYDLELLLLAYRKGIIK; this is encoded by the coding sequence ATGAATGACGAATTATTAGCGTTAGATGAAATTGAACGAAATAAGAAATATTTGTATCTTTTAAAAAAACAATTTCCAAACATACAGGCTGCTAGCACAGAAATCATTAATCTGCAGGCAATCTTAAGTCTGCCAAAGGGCACAGAACATTTTTTATCTGACCTACACGGAGAATACGAAGCATTTATTCATGTATTAAAAAACGGTTCTGGTGTTGTAAGGAAAAAAATTGAAGATGTTTTCAGAACAACGATTACTAGTAATCAAAAGAGTGCTTTGGCTCAATTAATTTATTACCCTAAAGAAGTATTGTTGCGAATTGAAGATGAGGATATTGATGAGTGGTATGCCACTACATTACATAGGTTAATTAAGGTTTGTAGAGAAGTTTCTTCCAAATATACAAGATCAAAAGTTAGAAAAGCGTTACCAAAAGACTTTATATATATTATTGAGGAATTGTTACATGAACAAGAAAATGTAATTGATAAGCAGTATTACTATGATGAAATTATTCGAAGTATTATTCGAACAGAACAATCCAAACCTTTTATTGTTGCAATTTGTGAGTTGATTCAGCATCTTGCCATAGATCACTTACATATTATTGGAGATGTATATGATAGAGGCCCTGGCTCAGACATCATTATGGATACGCTGTTGGACTATCATTCACTAGATATCCAATGGGGTAATCATGACATTGCTTGGTTAGGTGCGGCTTCTGGTTCTCTTTTGTGTATTGCAAATACGATCAGGGTTTCAGTAAAGGCTGGTAACATTAATAACATAGAAGAATCTTATGGTATAAGTCTTCTTCCTTTAGCAAAATTTGCTATGGATACGTATCCTGAAGTCCATGATATCTTTAAGCCAAGTGCACAAAATGGCCTAGATAAGCGTGAAGATTTGATGAGTGCCCAAATACATAATGCGATTAGTATTATTCAGTTCAAGCTAGAAGGTCAGCTTATTCAACGTAAGCCTAGTTATAATTTTGAATGTAGATTATTCTTAGATAAGATTGATTATGAAAATAGCACCGTGAACTACGAAGGAAAGGTTTACCCTTTAAGAGATAACCACTTCCCAACCATTGATCCAAACGATCCATATACCTTAACCGCAGAAGAAATGGATATTATGCTTAAATTAAAGCAGTCTTTCCTCAGAAATGAAAAGCTACAAAAGCATATGGACTTAATGCTATCAAAAGGCAGTATGTATTTAGCTTTCAATGGCAATCTCTTGTACCATGGTTGTATACCAATGAATCATAACAAAGAATTTGAATCCTTTGAGCTGAATGGAAAGTTCTATAGTGGTAGAGCTTTAATCGATCAATTTGAAATTATGGTTAGAGAAGCCTATGCAAATAGAATGAAAAAATTCGAAGAAAAAGATGTGGACTTTTTCTGGTATTTAACTACTGGCGAAAATTCCTCCCTTTTTGGCAAGAAAAAAATTACAACCTTCGAACGTTATTATATTGAAGATCCTGCAACTCATGCGGAAGCCAAAAATCCATATTATACTTGGGTTGAAGAAAAAAGCGTTTGTGAATTGATACTGGCAGAATTTGGCTTGTATAATACGAATGCCCGAATCATAAATGGTCACGTTCCAGTAAAAGTAAAAAAAGGCGAAAGCCCAATAAAAGCTGATGGAAAACTTCTTGTAATTGATGGTGGACTGTCAAAGGCTTACCAGAACGAAACAGGCATCGCTGGCTATACACTGATTTACAATTCACATGGAATGATTTTAGCTGCTCATGAACCTTTTGAAACAACCGAAAAAGCAATTCAAAATAATAGAGATATCTTTTCAAAATTAACTATTTTAGAAAATAGAAGTATTCGAATTCTAGTTGCCGATACAGACATCGGTATTCTGATTAAAAAGGATATTTATGATTTAGAACTTTTGCTCCTCGCATATAGAAAAGGTATTATCAAATAA
- a CDS encoding EamA family transporter: protein MIHKFKGHILAILTITIWSTTFIVSKILLNQFTPLQILFFRFIIAVLFLSILYPKFKRPNNLKEELLFLITGGCLALYFFFENSALIHTYSSNVSLIVSTIPLITGVLSALIYKTHFFTKKSIVGFVIAYFGVILIIINGNKLAGIEPIGDFFAFIAALMFALYTLVMQKIEKTYHLIEMTRKVMLYGLVFLGIIILISKQSLYIQKVDISLVLSMLFLGIIASSLAFLMWNKAIQMLGSIKTNQYIYLIPVVTTVFSAIILREAITLITVFGAVFIILGLYLSENETETETETETETETETETETETENETENETETEKETGTEIETA from the coding sequence ATGATTCATAAATTTAAAGGACATATATTAGCAATATTAACAATAACCATATGGAGTACGACCTTCATAGTAAGTAAAATTTTATTAAATCAATTTACTCCGCTACAAATATTATTTTTCAGGTTTATCATAGCAGTATTATTCTTAAGTATTTTATATCCTAAGTTTAAACGGCCCAATAATTTGAAGGAGGAATTATTGTTTTTGATTACTGGAGGGTGCTTGGCGCTATATTTCTTTTTTGAAAACTCAGCCTTAATACATACTTATTCATCCAACGTTAGCTTAATTGTATCTACTATTCCACTCATAACCGGAGTGTTATCAGCGCTTATTTATAAAACCCATTTCTTTACAAAGAAAAGCATTGTGGGCTTTGTTATAGCATACTTTGGAGTAATTTTAATTATCATAAATGGAAATAAGCTTGCAGGCATTGAACCAATTGGCGATTTTTTTGCATTTATAGCAGCGTTGATGTTTGCCCTTTATACACTAGTAATGCAAAAGATTGAAAAAACCTATCATTTGATTGAAATGACAAGAAAAGTTATGTTGTATGGACTTGTTTTCTTGGGTATTATTATTTTGATTTCTAAACAAAGCCTATATATACAAAAAGTTGATATTAGTCTTGTTTTGAGTATGCTATTTTTAGGCATAATTGCATCTTCATTGGCTTTTTTAATGTGGAATAAAGCAATACAGATGCTTGGTTCAATAAAAACAAATCAGTATATATATTTAATTCCTGTTGTAACAACTGTGTTTTCAGCAATCATTCTGCGGGAGGCAATTACACTAATCACAGTTTTCGGCGCTGTATTTATTATTTTGGGACTTTACCTTTCTGAAAATGAAACAGAAACAGAAACAGAAACAGAAACAGAAACAGAAACAGAAACAGAAACAGAAACAGAAACAGAAAATGAAACAGAAAATGAAACTGAAACTGAAAAAGAGACTGGAACAGAAATTGAAACAGCATGA
- a CDS encoding Lrp/AsnC family transcriptional regulator has protein sequence MNELDIKILTLLQKNSRISISEMSAQVNLSISATSDRLRKLESSGIISQYTAILNPEVFNKTLMAIMFVSLENPNFTDMFLAFVHDQEEILECHYLAGNFDYALKIVTKNTASLEAILYKIKSVTGIQKTETNVVLSTVKNQYSILPTN, from the coding sequence ATGAATGAACTTGATATAAAAATATTAACTTTACTTCAAAAAAACTCACGTATTTCCATTTCTGAAATGAGTGCACAGGTAAATCTGTCGATTTCAGCAACCAGCGATCGTTTAAGAAAGCTAGAAAGTTCAGGTATTATCTCCCAATATACTGCCATCTTGAACCCTGAAGTTTTCAATAAAACCTTGATGGCGATTATGTTTGTGAGCTTAGAAAATCCAAATTTCACGGATATGTTCTTAGCCTTTGTTCACGACCAAGAAGAAATATTAGAATGCCACTATTTAGCAGGGAATTTCGACTATGCTCTTAAAATCGTCACTAAAAACACCGCTTCTTTGGAAGCAATTTTATATAAGATAAAAAGCGTCACAGGTATTCAAAAAACGGAAACCAACGTAGTTTTATCAACAGTAAAAAATCAATATTCAATCCTACCCACAAATTAA
- a CDS encoding PAS domain S-box protein, which produces MSELINNREYRQQQLKILITQLHEGKSVNEVKEAFGELIEGVSPTEISEMEQALINEGMPVEEIQRLCDVHAEVFKGSIEEIHRQRIPEETPGHPVNTFYLENREIEKLLNDKVQKALEDFEQKDSPENVFKLLEVLNLLWDIHKHYLRKENLLFPYMEKYGITAPPKVMWGVDDEIRNQIKEVKTILQSYDNAKEQVVQKATDVIKKINDMIFKEENILFPMVVDTLSEDEWKTIEEDSDEFGYCLTQPIAKWQPVKNNIVQEEEKKSVKASDLGHIKFDTGILTTEEIGAVLNTLPLDLTFVDKDGLVKYFSQGKERIFPRTKSVIGREVSNCHPPASVHIVEKIVEDLKSGKKDHEDFWIKMGEKFVYIRYFAVRNKEGEFLGTLEVTQNIGPIHALEGEKRLIGE; this is translated from the coding sequence ATGAGTGAATTAATCAACAACAGAGAATATAGACAACAACAATTAAAGATATTAATAACACAATTACACGAAGGTAAGTCTGTCAATGAAGTTAAGGAGGCCTTTGGAGAATTGATTGAAGGAGTATCACCTACAGAAATTTCTGAAATGGAGCAAGCCCTAATAAACGAAGGTATGCCCGTTGAAGAAATTCAAAGATTATGTGATGTTCATGCGGAGGTGTTTAAGGGATCTATTGAAGAAATACACAGACAAAGAATCCCAGAAGAAACGCCAGGTCATCCAGTTAATACCTTTTATCTTGAAAATAGAGAAATTGAAAAGTTACTAAATGATAAGGTTCAAAAAGCTTTAGAAGATTTTGAGCAAAAGGATAGCCCAGAAAATGTATTTAAACTACTTGAAGTTCTTAATCTACTTTGGGATATTCATAAACATTATTTGAGAAAAGAAAACTTACTCTTTCCTTATATGGAGAAATACGGCATTACTGCACCTCCTAAGGTGATGTGGGGTGTAGATGATGAGATACGTAATCAAATTAAAGAAGTTAAGACAATCCTTCAAAGCTATGACAATGCGAAAGAACAAGTAGTGCAAAAAGCAACTGACGTCATAAAGAAAATCAATGATATGATTTTCAAAGAAGAAAATATACTCTTCCCTATGGTAGTGGATACCTTATCAGAAGATGAATGGAAGACTATTGAAGAAGATAGTGATGAATTTGGATATTGTTTAACTCAACCGATAGCTAAGTGGCAACCAGTCAAAAATAATATAGTACAAGAAGAAGAAAAGAAAAGCGTGAAAGCATCTGATCTTGGACATATTAAGTTTGATACCGGAATTCTAACGACTGAGGAAATCGGTGCTGTATTAAATACGTTGCCATTAGATCTTACCTTTGTTGATAAAGACGGTTTGGTAAAATATTTTTCTCAGGGTAAAGAAAGGATTTTTCCTAGAACCAAATCAGTTATTGGAAGAGAAGTTTCGAATTGTCATCCACCAGCAAGCGTTCATATTGTAGAAAAAATTGTTGAGGATCTGAAGTCTGGTAAAAAGGACCATGAAGATTTTTGGATTAAGATGGGTGAGAAATTTGTATATATTAGATATTTTGCTGTAAGAAATAAGGAAGGTGAGTTTCTTGGTACTTTAGAGGTTACTCAAAATATTGGTCCAATTCACGCACTTGAGGGTGAGAAAAGATTGATTGGAGAATAA
- a CDS encoding DNA-binding response regulator translates to MGVILIVEDEVNIRDGLIKIVSGIDNSLTIHATGYAEEALSIANLEKIDVFFLDIQLTDYTGIELAKQIREIDVYKLTPIVFITGVHNKELEAYRKIHCYSFINKPFNDVDIRNVFQEIQNGLKIQEDLKIIKFREKEFTYILNQEDIIYIEHKNRKLFIKTIYEEATFSYYSLTKLIDRLNNDFMRCHKSYIVNTTYIRKIDRINNYLNVQKDEKMIPIGRKFKEDIWRVTI, encoded by the coding sequence ATGGGCGTTATACTAATTGTAGAAGATGAAGTGAATATACGAGATGGATTAATAAAGATAGTTAGTGGTATTGATAACAGTTTAACAATACATGCGACTGGCTATGCGGAAGAAGCGCTTAGTATCGCTAATTTAGAAAAAATTGATGTTTTCTTTTTAGATATACAGTTAACAGATTATACGGGTATTGAACTAGCAAAGCAAATAAGAGAAATCGATGTGTATAAATTAACTCCGATCGTATTCATTACAGGAGTTCATAACAAGGAGCTTGAGGCCTATAGAAAAATTCATTGCTATAGCTTCATTAACAAACCTTTCAATGACGTTGATATCAGAAACGTCTTCCAAGAAATTCAAAATGGATTAAAAATTCAAGAAGATTTAAAAATAATTAAATTTAGGGAAAAAGAATTTACTTACATATTAAATCAAGAGGATATTATTTATATTGAACATAAAAACCGTAAGCTTTTTATAAAGACCATTTATGAGGAAGCAACTTTTTCGTATTATTCTTTAACGAAACTGATAGATAGATTGAATAATGATTTTATGAGATGTCATAAAAGCTATATAGTAAATACCACTTATATCAGAAAAATTGATAGAATTAATAATTATCTAAACGTTCAGAAGGATGAAAAGATGATACCTATTGGCAGGAAATTTAAGGAAGATATATGGAGGGTTACGATATGA
- the ald gene encoding alanine dehydrogenase has product MIIGVPKEIKNNENRVALTPGGVKTLVSQGHTVYVEKNAGLGSSFENADYEVAGATLIEDKQHLFDISELIIKVKEPLESEYELFHEGQNLFTYLHLAANLKLTEALIRKKITSIAYETVELPNGRLPLLMPMSEVAGRMSVQIGATLLQKYNGGAGILLGGVPGVKPAKVLIIGGGVVGTNAAKMAIGLGAIVTIMDVNSERMAYLDDIFGGRVTTLKYNYHNVEDAVVDTDLLIGAVLVTGEKAPKTVTTEMVKSMKKGAVIVDVAIDQGGSIETIDRVTTHDNPSYEKYGVIHYSVANMPGAVPRTSTFALEAATLPYILELANLGVIDALKFNSNLAKGLNTFNGYMTCKGVADSFNLVYTPVNSLLN; this is encoded by the coding sequence ATGATTATCGGTGTTCCAAAGGAAATTAAAAACAACGAAAACAGAGTAGCTCTTACACCTGGTGGTGTAAAAACCCTTGTTAGTCAAGGACATACGGTTTATGTAGAAAAAAATGCAGGACTCGGAAGCTCTTTTGAAAATGCTGATTATGAGGTAGCAGGTGCAACTCTCATTGAAGATAAACAACACTTGTTTGACATATCAGAATTAATTATTAAAGTGAAAGAGCCGTTAGAAAGTGAATATGAGCTTTTCCATGAAGGTCAAAATTTGTTTACATACTTACATCTAGCTGCTAATTTAAAATTGACTGAAGCACTGATCAGAAAAAAAATTACAAGCATTGCTTACGAAACTGTTGAACTTCCAAATGGAAGACTACCACTTCTAATGCCAATGAGCGAGGTTGCAGGTCGAATGTCTGTACAAATTGGGGCGACCTTACTCCAAAAATACAATGGTGGGGCTGGCATTTTATTAGGTGGCGTTCCTGGCGTTAAGCCTGCTAAAGTTTTAATTATTGGTGGTGGCGTTGTTGGAACAAACGCAGCAAAAATGGCGATTGGTTTAGGCGCTATTGTTACTATTATGGATGTAAACAGCGAACGAATGGCTTATCTTGATGATATCTTTGGTGGACGTGTTACAACACTGAAATACAATTACCACAACGTTGAAGACGCAGTTGTGGATACAGATTTATTGATTGGAGCTGTTTTAGTAACAGGAGAAAAAGCACCTAAAACCGTTACTACCGAAATGGTTAAATCCATGAAAAAAGGGGCTGTAATTGTTGATGTTGCTATTGATCAAGGAGGCTCCATTGAAACCATTGACCGAGTTACAACTCATGATAATCCTAGCTATGAAAAATATGGCGTTATTCATTATTCTGTAGCAAATATGCCAGGTGCTGTTCCACGTACATCTACTTTCGCTTTAGAAGCTGCTACTCTACCATATATACTCGAATTAGCCAACCTTGGTGTAATAGATGCACTCAAGTTTAATTCAAATTTGGCAAAGGGATTGAATACCTTTAATGGTTATATGACTTGCAAAGGCGTGGCAGATAGCTTTAACTTAGTATATACACCCGTTAATTCATTATTAAATTAA
- a CDS encoding peptide-methionine (R)-S-oxide reductase, producing the protein MSSRIPKNPNVHVNYDLSKLKEVWLAGGCFWGVEAYIARIYGVYDVTSGYANGNTVNPTYEEVCSHTTGHSEAVHVRYDPERVSLEVLLEYYFKVIDPTMKDRQGNDRGSQYRTAIYYKDEADRFIIDSIIAKEQEKYSQKIVTEVEPLAQYFLAEDYHQDYLEKNPSGYCHINFAHLNDQKELPMNVEAYSYIKPTDEELKSKLSEIQYKVTQQNATERPFENEYWNIFEAGIYVDITTGEPLFSSKEKFDSSCGWPSFSKPIIPEVVKHTNDKSFNMHRTEVRSRVGDSHLGHIFEDGPKEMGGKRYCINSASIRFIPLNNMEKEGYGALINSVK; encoded by the coding sequence ATGAGTTCAAGAATTCCTAAGAATCCCAATGTACACGTTAATTATGATCTTTCAAAGTTAAAAGAAGTTTGGTTGGCAGGAGGGTGCTTTTGGGGAGTAGAAGCGTATATTGCTAGAATATATGGAGTTTACGACGTGACCTCGGGTTATGCAAATGGAAATACAGTTAATCCAACCTATGAAGAGGTTTGCTCTCACACCACGGGGCATTCAGAAGCTGTTCATGTAAGATATGATCCAGAGAGAGTAAGCCTTGAGGTTTTATTAGAATACTATTTTAAGGTAATTGATCCGACAATGAAAGATAGACAAGGCAATGATAGAGGTTCACAATATAGAACAGCAATATACTATAAAGATGAAGCTGATCGGTTTATTATCGACAGTATCATTGCTAAGGAGCAAGAAAAGTATTCACAAAAAATTGTTACTGAGGTAGAACCACTTGCACAATACTTTTTAGCGGAGGACTACCATCAAGATTACTTGGAAAAGAATCCAAGTGGTTATTGTCATATCAATTTTGCGCATCTTAATGATCAAAAGGAATTACCAATGAATGTTGAAGCTTATAGCTACATTAAGCCTACAGATGAGGAACTGAAAAGTAAATTATCAGAAATACAATATAAGGTGACACAGCAAAATGCAACGGAGAGACCGTTTGAAAATGAATATTGGAATATATTTGAGGCAGGAATCTATGTTGATATTACTACAGGAGAACCACTATTTTCATCAAAGGAAAAATTTGATTCTAGTTGCGGATGGCCAAGCTTTTCAAAGCCTATTATTCCAGAAGTAGTTAAGCATACAAATGATAAAAGCTTCAATATGCATCGTACAGAAGTGAGAAGTCGAGTAGGAGATAGTCACTTAGGACACATTTTTGAGGATGGGCCAAAAGAAATGGGTGGTAAACGGTATTGTATTAATAGTGCTTCAATACGGTTTATACCGTTAAATAATATGGAGAAAGAAGGATACGGTGCATTGATTAATAGCGTAAAATAA